acttttttcttaaaagtcgTGCCCGAATTGGTGGACTGATGGAGTATTTGTTTTCATCATATTGATTGGAGTATTCGACTATTTCTCTTTTCCTATATTATCAGTTTACATCACCCATATTAGATCATCCtcttaattttatagttttacTAGAAATCTTCTTTCTCCCTGCTACCATAATTTAATTTCCTTATTGTCCTATTAATTCATGTTTTTGCAAGTTGCCCCTTAATCTATCTGTATTTGATGTTAAACTTTTGTGATCGATTAGTGCATAGCCGGCCACATTGAAGCAAAGCTTGATGAGAATATAACTACCATACACTGCCCAGAATTGAATTGTGGAAAAATCCtaattcctctggaatgccagcCGATAATTCCACCTTCGCTCTTCGTGAAGTGGTGCGATTGCCTCTGCAGATGGTGTGCTTCAGCCTACTCAAGCTGCTACTGCCCTTACCGGGATTGCTCTGAGCTGATCCTCAACGAGTGCAACGAGGCGACAACAAAATGTGCGTGCCCCCGATGCAAGAGGCTCATTTGCTATGCATGTAACGTTCCGTGGCACGCGGGGTTTTGGTGCAGCGAGACCTCCCAACAAAGGGACGCAAACGATGTTCTATTCGGTGCTTTGATTGAGAGGATGAAGTGGAGAAGATGTCCTAAATGTGGCACTCCCATTGAGCTCATTAGTGGCTGTGTTAACGTCAAATGCAGGTGTGCAATCCAATTCAATTCATActtaattatgaaaattgtTATCGTAAAATACATCAGCTTTCAACCTTTTTCCCAtgactttttaattttgaaataaaatactccaCTTTTACGA
This Salvia miltiorrhiza cultivar Shanhuang (shh) unplaced genomic scaffold, IMPLAD_Smil_shh original_scaffold_269, whole genome shotgun sequence DNA region includes the following protein-coding sequences:
- the LOC131003800 gene encoding E3 ubiquitin-protein ligase RSL1-like codes for the protein MSDKIKQPLIETFTRLFKKKFETFTCEICVEKRSLSHQFRHTNNCVHNICFMCIAGHIEAKLDENITTIHCPELNCGKILIPLECQPIIPPSLFVKWCDCLCRWCASAYSSCYCPYRDCSELILNECNEATTKCACPRCKRLICYACNVPWHAGFWCSETSQQRDANDVLFGALIERMKWRRCPKCGTPIELISGCVNVKCRCGTYFRHDGSQPIVDGEIVAGLVLILLLFFFIWMAVVCIT